In Deltaproteobacteria bacterium GWA2_45_12, the following proteins share a genomic window:
- a CDS encoding 16S rRNA (guanine(966)-N(2))-methyltransferase RsmD has product MRIITGTAKGRRLFTPKSHLIRPAADKVKGSTFNILGSIEGLDVLDLFAGTGSVGLEAASRGAKNIVLVDSLPEALKLLEKNKTACEFGGHVVIWKGTLPHCLASISKKHPRFDLVFIDPPYDKGLIFPALEGVLRNKLVDAQSLVIIEHSPREIPEHPGFKQTDHRKYGQTWVTYLQTKDINEKSTV; this is encoded by the coding sequence ATGAGAATCATTACCGGCACAGCCAAAGGCCGCCGTCTTTTTACTCCCAAATCGCATCTCATTCGTCCTGCTGCAGACAAGGTCAAAGGATCCACCTTTAATATTTTGGGCTCGATTGAGGGGCTTGATGTTTTGGATCTGTTTGCCGGCACCGGAAGTGTAGGATTAGAAGCCGCCAGCCGGGGAGCCAAAAACATTGTCCTGGTTGATTCCTTGCCAGAAGCCCTCAAACTTTTGGAAAAAAACAAAACCGCCTGTGAGTTTGGAGGTCATGTTGTTATTTGGAAAGGAACCCTCCCCCACTGCCTTGCTTCCATAAGTAAAAAGCATCCCCGGTTTGATCTTGTCTTTATTGATCCCCCTTATGACAAGGGGCTTATTTTCCCCGCCCTTGAAGGAGTTTTAAGAAACAAACTCGTTGACGCTCAAAGCTTGGTCATTATAGAACACTCCCCTCGGGAAATCCCCGAACACCCGGGTTTTAAGCAAACGGATCACCGAAAATATGGCCAAACCTGGGTGACTTATCTGCAGACAAAGGACATAAATGAAAAATCAACGGTATAA
- a CDS encoding pantetheine-phosphate adenylyltransferase — translation MALCPGSFDPPTDGHINIIERGLRVFDHIVVAVAINRSKKTLFSPEERVEMLKELLKKHKNVTIDSFEGLLVNYCQKKKIGTILRGIRTVSDYEYELQMSLANRILNPKLETIFMMTEGRYSHISSSIIKEVISFGGSGKSMIHPHVEKKIREKIKI, via the coding sequence ATGGCCCTCTGCCCCGGTTCGTTTGATCCACCTACCGATGGTCATATCAATATCATTGAACGTGGTTTGCGCGTTTTTGACCATATTGTTGTTGCGGTGGCTATTAACCGTTCAAAAAAGACCCTTTTTTCCCCAGAGGAAAGGGTCGAAATGCTCAAAGAGCTTTTAAAAAAACATAAAAATGTGACCATCGATTCCTTTGAAGGGCTCCTTGTTAATTATTGCCAGAAGAAAAAAATTGGAACGATTTTACGTGGAATCCGTACTGTTTCCGACTACGAATACGAGCTTCAAATGTCACTGGCCAACCGCATTTTAAACCCCAAGCTTGAAACCATTTTCATGATGACTGAAGGCCGCTACTCGCACATCAGTTCTTCCATCATTAAGGAAGTGATTTCCTTTGGTGGGTCAGGAAAAAGCATGATTCACCCCCATGTGGAGAAAAAAATAAGAGAAAAAATCAAAATCTAA
- a CDS encoding aspartate aminotransferase, with the protein MQLAKRLSKIKPSPTMVITAKAQSLRAQGLDVIGFGAGEPDFDTPENIKQAGINAIKQGFTKYTGVGGINELKDALIAKLKKDNHLTYTRDQIIVSNGGKHSLYNIAQALFDPGDEVIIPAPYWVSYPDQVLLNDAVPVILETTDKMGFKITPSQLEKAVTPKTKAFILNSPSNPTGAAYSEKELEALAAILVKHHVWCISDEIYEKVIYGHFKHVSIASFNEKIKNLTLVVNGASKVYSMTGWRMGFAAGPKEIIDAMTTIQGQVTSNICSITQKACVEAYTGPQDMVTTMVKEFEKRRNYIVGKLNAIEGMTCLNPEGAFYVFPNVSRLFGRKTPDGKIISNSADFSNYLLDKHLVAVVSGEGFGAEGYIRLSYATSQTNIEKGLDRIEKAVKELR; encoded by the coding sequence ATGCAACTTGCCAAACGTTTATCCAAAATCAAACCCTCACCTACCATGGTCATTACGGCCAAAGCCCAAAGCCTGAGAGCCCAGGGGCTTGATGTCATTGGCTTTGGGGCAGGCGAACCCGATTTTGACACACCTGAAAACATTAAACAGGCTGGCATCAATGCAATTAAACAGGGGTTTACCAAGTACACAGGAGTGGGTGGCATTAACGAACTTAAAGACGCCCTCATTGCCAAACTTAAAAAAGACAATCATCTGACTTACACACGCGATCAAATCATAGTTTCAAACGGTGGCAAACATTCACTCTATAACATCGCGCAGGCACTTTTTGATCCGGGCGATGAAGTGATTATTCCAGCCCCTTACTGGGTAAGCTACCCGGATCAGGTTTTACTTAATGATGCGGTACCCGTTATTTTAGAAACCACCGACAAAATGGGTTTTAAAATTACCCCGTCGCAACTGGAAAAAGCCGTTACGCCCAAAACAAAAGCCTTTATACTAAACTCTCCTTCCAACCCAACAGGAGCGGCCTATTCCGAAAAAGAGCTCGAAGCTTTGGCAGCCATTTTGGTTAAACATCATGTATGGTGTATTTCAGATGAGATTTATGAAAAGGTCATTTACGGTCATTTCAAACACGTAAGCATTGCCAGCTTTAACGAAAAAATTAAAAACCTGACCCTTGTGGTAAACGGAGCTTCCAAAGTTTACTCGATGACGGGCTGGCGCATGGGATTTGCCGCGGGGCCCAAGGAAATTATCGACGCCATGACCACCATTCAGGGGCAAGTCACTTCAAATATCTGTTCCATCACCCAAAAAGCCTGCGTAGAAGCCTACACCGGGCCCCAGGACATGGTGACCACCATGGTCAAGGAATTTGAAAAACGCCGAAATTATATTGTCGGGAAGCTTAATGCCATTGAAGGAATGACTTGTTTAAATCCTGAAGGGGCTTTTTATGTATTTCCCAATGTCTCCCGCCTTTTTGGTCGTAAAACACCTGACGGGAAAATCATTTCCAATTCAGCTGATTTTTCCAATTACCTTTTGGACAAACATCTTGTCGCTGTTGTATCTGGCGAAGGTTTTGGAGCTGAAGGATACATACGGCTGTCTTACGCTACATCACAAACCAACATCGAAAAAGGTTTGGATCGTATTGAAAAAGCCGTGAAAGAATTACGCTGA
- a CDS encoding NADH dehydrogenase produces the protein MTWIDQHILTLVTFFPMVAAALICVLPSDKPKIIHRIGFVAALFEFFLSLHLYFHFGNTGSFEFMELKPWVSFWNIQYLMGIDGVSLWLVLLTTLLTPIAMAASFTSVSEKVKGFVVSMLLLECGMVGVFCALDMFLFYVFWEVMLVPMYFLIGIWGGKRRVYAAVKFFIYTMSGSVLMLLAILYLYFMAGKSFSLLDLYEVNLSYSVQIYLFLAFALAFAIKVPLFPFHTWLPDAHVEAPTAGSIILAGVLLKMGTYGFFRFAMPLFPQALLVCQPYLIALSVIGIVYGALVAMVQTDMKKLIAYSSVSHLGVVMLGVFALEPTAVMGGLYQMLNHGISTGMLFLLVGVVYERTHSRDIAAYGGLAKLMPWYAVFFLIATLSSIGLPTTNGFVGEFLTLVGSFQTQPVAAIIGATGVILSAVYMLWLVERVFFGEAKTPIGLKIPDLNLREVLVLVPLVVFIFWMGLKPNFFLQKMERPIAQMLLQMESKNPEVGFK, from the coding sequence ATGACCTGGATTGATCAACATATTCTTACTTTGGTTACTTTTTTTCCGATGGTGGCGGCGGCCCTGATTTGTGTCCTTCCTTCCGACAAACCAAAAATCATTCACCGGATTGGTTTTGTTGCCGCTCTTTTTGAGTTCTTTCTGTCCCTTCATTTGTATTTCCACTTTGGAAACACGGGCTCTTTTGAGTTCATGGAATTAAAACCATGGGTTTCTTTTTGGAACATCCAATATCTCATGGGAATTGATGGAGTCAGTTTGTGGTTGGTGCTTTTGACGACTTTACTGACTCCCATTGCCATGGCGGCTTCCTTTACCTCTGTCAGTGAGAAGGTCAAAGGCTTTGTCGTGAGTATGCTCTTGCTTGAATGCGGCATGGTGGGCGTTTTTTGCGCCTTGGACATGTTTTTGTTCTATGTGTTTTGGGAAGTGATGCTGGTTCCCATGTATTTCCTCATTGGAATTTGGGGAGGCAAAAGACGGGTGTATGCGGCGGTGAAGTTTTTTATTTATACGATGAGCGGTTCGGTATTGATGTTGTTGGCCATTTTGTATTTGTATTTTATGGCAGGAAAAAGTTTTAGCCTTCTTGATTTGTACGAAGTAAACCTTTCTTATTCTGTTCAAATTTATCTTTTCCTGGCCTTTGCCCTGGCTTTTGCCATCAAGGTTCCGCTTTTTCCCTTCCATACGTGGTTACCCGATGCCCACGTCGAAGCCCCCACAGCCGGCAGTATTATTTTGGCAGGCGTACTTCTTAAAATGGGGACTTACGGTTTTTTCCGTTTTGCGATGCCCTTGTTTCCGCAGGCACTTTTGGTTTGTCAACCTTACTTGATTGCCCTTTCTGTGATTGGCATTGTTTATGGGGCCTTAGTGGCCATGGTGCAAACCGACATGAAAAAGCTCATTGCTTATTCCTCTGTTTCCCATTTGGGGGTGGTGATGCTGGGTGTGTTTGCCCTTGAGCCAACGGCTGTGATGGGGGGCCTCTACCAAATGCTGAATCATGGTATTTCAACAGGGATGTTGTTCTTACTAGTTGGGGTTGTTTACGAGCGAACCCATTCGCGCGACATTGCAGCTTATGGAGGCCTGGCCAAACTCATGCCCTGGTATGCCGTTTTCTTTTTGATTGCCACTTTGTCCTCGATCGGGCTTCCCACCACCAATGGTTTTGTGGGTGAGTTTTTAACCTTGGTCGGTTCATTTCAAACCCAGCCTGTTGCGGCCATTATCGGGGCTACGGGGGTCATCTTATCGGCTGTCTACATGTTGTGGCTTGTAGAACGTGTCTTTTTTGGCGAGGCGAAAACTCCCATAGGGCTGAAAATTCCTGATTTAAATTTAAGGGAAGTTCTTGTTCTTGTTCCTTTGGTTGTTTTTATTTTTTGGATGGGATTAAAGCCCAATTTCTTTTTGCAAAAAATGGAACGTCCCATTGCACAGATGTTGTTGCAGATGGAATCGAAGAACCCGGAGGTGGGTTTTAAATAA
- a CDS encoding NADH-quinone oxidoreductase subunit L: MISFSNTYLYLIPAFPLLGFVVNALLSMGAARRGKGFPEIISSVVACAMPTLSFGIALWAFCILKGLPENGVLQPEPLFSWISTSLIQIPFSFVFDHLSAVMVLVVTGVGSLIHYYSVGYMKGDVSYSRYLAYLNLFLFFMLLLVLGDNLLVLFVGWEGVGLCSYFLIGFWFTDAEKAKAGKKAFVVNRIGDFGFLVGLFYLVKTCVTQNTGEAPLYLSYSFLISHQEWFLPIATVMTLCFFVGATGKSAQIPLYIWLPDAMAGPTPVSALIHAATMVTAGIYMVARLFFLFHMAPLTLHIIALVGLATAVLAALIAITQYDIKKVLAYSTVSQLGYMFLALGVGAPQAALFHVVTHAFFKACLFLGAGSVIYAMHHEQDIRNMGGLFKKVPVTAFAFLVSTLAIAGIPPFAGFFSKDEILLNVYLHAPLWMYVTSLVAAGLTAFYMFRLFVYVFLGHERKTHNSHDHHEEHHSSQVPWIMDAPVAILGLLAILGGFLGVPEVLHGSNHFHHWLSFLTEGVEAHHVSHSLELTLMAVSTGWALLLSLTSLKLYSANLNWTAPLKNKFAPLYQLMQNKFYVDEVYTFLIVKPLLGISRVVLWKGADQKLIDGVLVHGWSGLSQFGAQALAFLQTGYLGHYLVLLTLGVVVLLVCLLGIF, from the coding sequence ATGATTTCATTTTCGAACACATACCTTTACCTTATTCCCGCGTTCCCGCTTTTGGGATTTGTGGTGAATGCCCTTTTGTCCATGGGGGCAGCCCGTCGTGGCAAAGGTTTTCCCGAAATTATTTCTTCGGTTGTTGCTTGTGCCATGCCCACTTTGTCTTTCGGGATTGCGCTCTGGGCCTTCTGTATTTTAAAAGGTCTTCCGGAAAATGGAGTTCTTCAACCAGAGCCTTTGTTTTCCTGGATTTCAACATCCCTGATTCAAATTCCTTTTTCTTTTGTCTTTGATCATCTCTCGGCCGTGATGGTTCTTGTGGTGACGGGGGTTGGTTCGCTCATTCATTATTATTCAGTGGGCTACATGAAGGGAGATGTGTCTTATTCCCGTTATCTGGCCTATTTGAATTTGTTCTTGTTCTTCATGCTGCTTTTGGTGTTGGGAGATAATTTATTGGTTCTGTTTGTTGGGTGGGAAGGTGTGGGGTTGTGTTCCTACTTTTTAATCGGATTTTGGTTTACGGATGCCGAAAAAGCCAAGGCGGGCAAAAAAGCTTTTGTGGTCAACCGTATCGGCGATTTTGGTTTTTTGGTTGGCTTGTTTTATTTGGTTAAAACCTGTGTCACCCAAAATACCGGTGAAGCGCCTCTCTACCTTAGTTATTCTTTTCTCATTTCTCATCAGGAATGGTTTTTACCCATTGCCACGGTGATGACCCTTTGTTTTTTTGTGGGTGCCACCGGCAAGTCGGCGCAAATTCCCCTTTATATTTGGTTGCCCGATGCCATGGCCGGGCCCACTCCTGTTTCAGCCCTTATCCATGCAGCGACCATGGTGACAGCAGGTATTTACATGGTGGCGCGCCTCTTTTTCCTTTTTCACATGGCGCCCCTGACTCTGCATATTATTGCCCTCGTTGGTTTGGCCACGGCTGTTTTAGCCGCTCTTATTGCGATCACCCAATACGACATTAAAAAAGTGTTGGCCTATTCAACCGTGTCGCAATTGGGCTATATGTTTTTGGCCCTGGGTGTGGGGGCCCCTCAAGCGGCCTTGTTCCATGTAGTGACCCATGCTTTTTTCAAGGCCTGTTTATTCTTGGGGGCCGGCAGTGTCATCTATGCCATGCACCATGAGCAGGACATTCGAAACATGGGAGGGCTTTTCAAAAAAGTGCCCGTCACCGCTTTTGCCTTTCTGGTTTCAACCTTGGCCATTGCAGGCATTCCGCCCTTTGCCGGTTTTTTCAGCAAGGATGAAATCTTATTGAATGTTTATTTGCATGCCCCTTTGTGGATGTATGTTACAAGCCTTGTGGCGGCGGGGTTAACGGCTTTTTACATGTTCCGTCTTTTTGTATATGTGTTTTTGGGGCATGAAAGAAAAACGCACAATTCTCATGACCACCATGAGGAACATCATTCAAGTCAGGTTCCCTGGATCATGGATGCCCCTGTAGCCATTCTTGGGCTCCTTGCCATCCTCGGTGGATTTTTGGGAGTGCCGGAAGTGCTCCATGGCTCGAATCATTTTCATCACTGGCTTTCATTTTTAACAGAAGGGGTGGAAGCTCATCACGTAAGCCATTCTCTTGAACTTACTTTGATGGCAGTTTCTACGGGTTGGGCCCTTCTTTTAAGTTTAACTTCGTTAAAACTTTACTCTGCAAACTTGAATTGGACGGCTCCCTTAAAAAACAAGTTTGCTCCGCTTTATCAGCTCATGCAGAACAAGTTTTATGTCGATGAGGTTTACACGTTTTTAATTGTCAAACCTTTGTTGGGAATTTCGCGTGTTGTTTTATGGAAGGGTGCTGACCAAAAACTCATTGATGGTGTGTTGGTGCATGGATGGTCGGGGCTTTCCCAGTTTGGGGCTCAAGCCCTGGCTTTTTTACAAACGGGATATTTGGGGCATTACCTTGTTTTGCTTACTCTGGGAGTTGTGGTTCTTTTGGTGTGCTTATTGGGGATTTTTTAA
- a CDS encoding NADH-quinone oxidoreductase subunit K has protein sequence MITLYHYLALSAVLFGLGLVGLMIRRNLLIILMCIEVLLNSANLAFVAFARYYGQMDAHVVTFFVMAVAAAEAAVGLGILLVLYRHRQTVNAADWKVMGG, from the coding sequence ATGATCACACTTTATCATTATCTTGCACTCTCTGCTGTTTTGTTTGGCTTGGGCCTTGTGGGGCTGATGATCCGTCGCAATCTTTTGATCATTCTTATGTGCATTGAAGTATTGCTTAATTCGGCCAACCTGGCCTTTGTGGCTTTTGCCCGTTACTACGGCCAAATGGATGCTCATGTGGTCACGTTTTTTGTCATGGCCGTGGCGGCTGCCGAAGCGGCTGTCGGTTTGGGAATTTTGCTTGTTTTGTATCGTCATCGCCAGACAGTCAATGCCGCCGACTGGAAGGTGATGGGGGGGTAG
- a CDS encoding NADH oxidoreductase (quinone) subunit F: protein MTLVLTNRRNIADSHTLAVYERTGGYGLIEKLFSMTPAQVIDEVKASGLRGRGGAGFGAGLKWSFVPKNDKPKYLCVNGDESEPGTFKDRLLLETDPHQLIEGVIIACYAIGSHACYIYLRGEFDLPYRRMRDAVKEAYAKGYLGKNIFGKGYALDVTVHRGAGAYICGEETALLESLEGNKGQPRIKPPFPAEVGLFGCPTVINNVETLSAVPFILQFGAAGYRRLGTEKSPGTKLFSVSGHVVKPGVYEVPLGYPLKDLIYKDCGGILNGKKMKAVIPGGSSVPILNAQDVETVNLDYESVVAHGSMLGSGGAIVMDEDVDLVWALKNLARFYAHESCGQCTPCREGTGWIDKILERVLREGADKEDYALLNEIGDNMAGKTICVLADSIAMPINSYMKKFPEEFKKHLKENFQRSAPKVRIL from the coding sequence ATGACCCTTGTTCTTACAAACAGAAGAAATATTGCTGATTCCCATACACTGGCCGTGTATGAACGTACGGGTGGATATGGCTTAATAGAAAAACTTTTTTCAATGACACCGGCCCAGGTGATCGACGAGGTGAAAGCTTCCGGGTTGCGGGGGCGCGGAGGAGCCGGTTTTGGCGCGGGGCTTAAATGGAGTTTTGTCCCCAAAAACGATAAACCCAAATATTTGTGCGTCAATGGTGATGAATCTGAACCAGGCACTTTTAAAGACAGGCTTCTGTTGGAAACCGATCCCCATCAACTCATCGAAGGGGTCATCATTGCCTGCTATGCCATTGGGAGCCATGCTTGTTACATTTATCTTCGCGGAGAATTTGATCTGCCCTATCGTCGTATGCGCGATGCGGTCAAGGAAGCCTATGCCAAGGGTTATTTGGGGAAAAATATTTTTGGAAAGGGTTATGCCTTGGATGTCACGGTGCATCGTGGAGCCGGGGCTTATATTTGCGGGGAAGAAACAGCCCTTCTGGAATCGCTTGAGGGGAACAAGGGGCAACCCCGCATCAAGCCACCATTTCCTGCCGAAGTGGGTTTGTTTGGATGCCCCACGGTTATTAACAATGTCGAAACCCTATCGGCTGTTCCTTTCATCCTTCAGTTTGGAGCCGCCGGTTATCGCCGGTTGGGAACTGAAAAATCACCCGGGACAAAATTATTTTCAGTGTCCGGGCATGTGGTCAAGCCTGGTGTTTATGAAGTTCCCCTGGGATATCCCCTAAAAGACCTCATTTACAAGGACTGCGGGGGCATCCTTAACGGAAAAAAAATGAAAGCCGTGATTCCGGGAGGTTCCTCGGTTCCCATTCTTAACGCCCAGGATGTTGAAACAGTTAACCTCGATTACGAATCGGTCGTGGCTCATGGTTCCATGCTTGGTTCCGGCGGAGCCATTGTCATGGATGAAGATGTTGATCTGGTTTGGGCGTTAAAAAATCTGGCCCGTTTTTATGCCCATGAATCGTGCGGTCAGTGTACGCCGTGTCGTGAGGGAACAGGCTGGATCGACAAGATTTTGGAACGTGTTTTAAGGGAAGGGGCGGATAAAGAGGATTATGCCTTGCTTAATGAAATTGGCGACAACATGGCCGGAAAAACAATTTGTGTGCTGGCCGATTCTATTGCAATGCCGATTAATAGTTATATGAAAAAATTCCCCGAGGAATTCAAAAAACACCTTAAGGAGAATTTTCAACGCAGTGCCCCGAAGGTGAGGATTTTGTAA
- a CDS encoding NADH-quinone oxidoreductase subunit E: MPFIFTEQNKKKFAEILACYPNKKAALLPILWLVQEQEGVISKEAMEAVAGLLDISPVHVYSVVTFYTMFHQKPVGKYHLQVCRTLSCALVGSENILDHLKQKLRIEEGQTTKDGKFSLCTVECLASCGTGPAMMINEKYHESLNPKKVDEILATLK; the protein is encoded by the coding sequence ATGCCTTTTATTTTTACTGAACAGAACAAGAAGAAATTTGCCGAGATTTTGGCTTGCTATCCCAATAAAAAAGCGGCGTTGCTGCCTATTTTGTGGCTGGTGCAGGAACAGGAAGGCGTTATTTCCAAAGAAGCCATGGAGGCAGTGGCCGGCCTTCTGGATATCTCGCCGGTGCATGTGTATAGCGTGGTGACTTTTTACACCATGTTCCACCAAAAACCGGTGGGGAAATATCATCTTCAGGTTTGCCGGACGCTTTCGTGTGCCTTGGTGGGCTCGGAAAATATCCTGGACCATCTCAAGCAAAAATTAAGAATCGAGGAAGGTCAAACGACCAAGGATGGAAAGTTTTCATTGTGCACGGTGGAATGTCTGGCCAGTTGTGGCACAGGCCCGGCCATGATGATTAACGAAAAATATCACGAAAGCCTTAATCCCAAAAAGGTGGATGAGATTTTGGCAACATTAAAATGA
- a CDS encoding NADH dehydrogenase (quinone) subunit D, whose amino-acid sequence MAVTKQDFETPTMTLNIGPSHPAMHGALRTQVELDGEVIVHAASEMGYLHRCFEKHSEHSTYQQVIPYTDRLNYCSALMNNVGYCKAVEKLLQLKIPDRAIFIRVIMCELSRIMDHFVCIGTNLVDIGALTNFWFFFNMREKIYTLIEKVAGARLTYAYTRIGGLARDVYPTFFDELKVVLKEVEVAVKDVMGLIQNNRILVDRTVDIGRVSASQAIDWGFTGPCLRASGVAHDLRKAEPYYYYNEFDFDVPIAENGDTYDRIMVRIEEIYQSARIVSQAMAKIPGGPVMSDDARVALPSKEEVYGSIEGLMNHFKLIMHGILPPRGEVYDATEAANGELGFYIISDGSMSPYRIKVRPPCFPLFAAFEEIIKGEMIADAVAIIGTLNIVAGELDR is encoded by the coding sequence ATGGCAGTAACCAAACAAGATTTTGAAACCCCAACCATGACCCTTAATATCGGGCCATCGCATCCGGCCATGCATGGGGCGTTGCGCACGCAGGTTGAATTGGATGGTGAAGTGATTGTGCATGCGGCCAGCGAAATGGGGTACCTGCATCGCTGTTTTGAAAAGCATAGTGAGCATTCCACATACCAACAGGTGATTCCCTATACCGATCGCCTCAATTATTGTTCCGCCCTGATGAACAATGTGGGGTATTGCAAAGCTGTCGAAAAACTTCTGCAGTTAAAAATTCCTGACAGGGCCATATTTATCCGTGTGATCATGTGCGAGCTTTCGCGCATCATGGATCATTTTGTCTGCATTGGAACCAATCTTGTGGACATTGGGGCCCTGACCAATTTCTGGTTCTTTTTTAACATGCGCGAAAAAATCTATACGCTCATTGAAAAGGTGGCAGGGGCTCGTTTGACCTATGCTTACACGCGCATTGGCGGGTTGGCTCGCGATGTTTACCCTACTTTTTTTGATGAGTTAAAAGTGGTCCTTAAAGAAGTGGAAGTGGCAGTCAAAGATGTGATGGGGCTTATCCAGAATAACCGTATTTTGGTCGATCGTACCGTGGACATAGGGCGTGTGTCAGCAAGCCAGGCCATCGATTGGGGTTTTACCGGGCCCTGTCTGCGGGCAAGTGGTGTGGCCCATGATTTACGAAAAGCAGAACCTTATTACTATTATAATGAGTTTGATTTTGACGTACCTATTGCCGAGAACGGGGACACCTACGACCGTATCATGGTGCGCATTGAAGAAATTTATCAGAGTGCCCGTATTGTAAGCCAGGCCATGGCCAAAATTCCGGGGGGGCCGGTGATGAGTGATGATGCCCGCGTGGCCCTGCCTTCCAAAGAAGAGGTTTACGGTAGTATTGAGGGTTTGATGAACCATTTTAAGTTGATCATGCATGGCATTCTTCCCCCACGTGGCGAAGTTTATGACGCGACTGAAGCGGCCAATGGGGAACTTGGTTTTTATATTATCAGTGATGGGTCGATGTCCCCTTACCGTATTAAGGTGCGTCCTCCCTGCTTTCCTTTGTTTGCGGCCTTTGAGGAAATCATTAAAGGGGAAATGATTGCCGATGCCGTGGCTATTATCGGCACCCTGAATATTGTGGCGGGGGAGTTGGATAGATAA